The following proteins are encoded in a genomic region of Streptomyces sp. NBC_01723:
- a CDS encoding PadR family transcriptional regulator has translation MSLPHAILTALVEKPSSGLELTRRFDRSIGYFWSATHQQIYRELGKLEGEGLIRELPGRQPARGQKKSYEVLPAGREELARWTAVPQDPKPLRDTMLLRLRAAAVVGTAGVEEDLRRHLDLHERQLAEYRQIEERDFPPGRDSAEDRLRHLVLRAGIDLETFWTGWLRHALAEFAELPAEGTGARDR, from the coding sequence ATGTCCCTCCCGCACGCGATCCTCACCGCCCTGGTCGAAAAGCCGTCGTCCGGGCTGGAGCTGACCCGCCGGTTCGACCGGTCGATCGGCTACTTCTGGTCGGCGACGCACCAGCAGATCTACCGCGAGCTGGGAAAGCTGGAGGGTGAGGGCCTGATTCGCGAGCTGCCCGGGCGGCAGCCGGCCCGCGGGCAGAAGAAGTCCTACGAGGTGCTGCCCGCGGGCCGCGAGGAGCTGGCCCGTTGGACCGCCGTACCCCAGGACCCCAAGCCCCTGCGGGACACGATGCTGCTGCGCCTGCGGGCCGCCGCCGTGGTCGGCACCGCCGGTGTCGAAGAGGACCTGCGTCGCCATCTGGACCTGCACGAGCGGCAGTTGGCGGAGTACCGGCAGATCGAGGAGCGGGACTTCCCGCCCGGCAGGGACAGCGCCGAGGACCGGCTGCGGCACCTGGTGCTCCGGGCCGGCATCGACCTGGAGACCTTCTGGACGGGATGGCTCAGGCACGCGCTGGCGGAGTTCGCCGAGCTGCCCGCCGAGGGAACCGGGGCTCGGGACCGGTAG